The nucleotide sequence AAAACAGGGATAATCGATTCGATCCAGGGCGCGTGCGCCCTTCCCCCTGTTCCGGAATGGTATGAGCGAGATTCGCAAGCTGCCCGCCTCTGCGGGCGCCCAATGGCTGCTGGACGCGTTTTCCCTGTATCGCCGCGCACCGCTGCAGCTCGCGGTCCTTGGCGTGATCGGCATGCTGGTCAGCTCGCTGATCCTCGTGCTCGCCCAGGCCCTACCCAGCTGGCTCGGCGTCATGGGCCAGCTGCTCTCCGTCGCCGTCGGCCCACTCGTCTTCGGCGGCATGCTCTGCGCCGTGCGCGAAGTCGACGACGGCCACCGCGCCACCCCCGTGCACCTGCTGCAGCCGATCCGCGACCGCCGCGTCAGCCACCTGCTGGTTCCGCTCGCGATCCAGCTGATCGCCATCATCGCGCTCGGTTCGCTGCTCTACCTGATGATGGGCAGCGAAGGCCTCACCGCCTCCGCCGAAATGTTCCGCAAGATGCAGGAACTGCAGCAGTCCGGCGCCACCCCCAGCAACGAACAGACCCTGGCCCTCATGGCCGGCGTCCCGGTGATGCGGATCCTGCTCTGGATCCTGCTCGCCTTCGCCACCTTCGTCGCGCTGAGCATGGCCATGTTCACCCAGCCCGCCCTGGTCGTGTTCGATCACCAGAGCGGCATGCACGCCCTGCGCATGAGCCTGCAGGGCTGCATCCGCAACTTCGGCGCCATGGCCGTGTTCATGCTGCTAG is from Stenotrophomonas bentonitica and encodes:
- a CDS encoding BPSS1780 family membrane protein, which encodes MSEIRKLPASAGAQWLLDAFSLYRRAPLQLAVLGVIGMLVSSLILVLAQALPSWLGVMGQLLSVAVGPLVFGGMLCAVREVDDGHRATPVHLLQPIRDRRVSHLLVPLAIQLIAIIALGSLLYLMMGSEGLTASAEMFRKMQELQQSGATPSNEQTLALMAGVPVMRILLWILLAFATFVALSMAMFTQPALVVFDHQSGMHALRMSLQGCIRNFGAMAVFMLLGLIATLCIYFLVVIAMQLAMLVAGVGAAAFVMQLAMSTVIMPLYVGAVYAAWKQMFDHRGRTTPPPVPPKSGPDNIFAA